Proteins encoded together in one Salmo trutta chromosome 3, fSalTru1.1, whole genome shotgun sequence window:
- the rest gene encoding RE1-silencing transcription factor, with translation MASQTVYPMGLVMYATSAGMPMVEDAQGLAELPHNELPAPQLVMLANVACENPTEGKEMMELQTVGSSSYSDSEDENIIRYSYDSHEREMCIVDYPESPRVALSQVEEIDDEVEEEEGMDLSKPSEQRPSSPPTPFTPSTPLGMIMESAKKKKPFFCKPCNYQAQREEEFVTHIQIHSANRMIVVKRVEGDKARAKETSAGPDQEAESGDSGANNKGVIRCERCGYNTNRYDHYMAHLKHHEKEGDDQRVYKCTICTYTTVSQYHWRKHLRNHFPSKLFTCNQCCYFSDRKNNYVQHIRTHTGERPFRCPYCEYSSSQKTHLTRHMRTHSGERPFKCDRCNYLAANQHEVTRHSRQVHNGPKPLCCPHCPYKTADRSNYKKHVELHLNPRQFLCPVCKYAASKKCNLQYHIKSRHPGCPQIAMDVSKVKLRVKKPDSDEFTDEYTIVNGIAKFELSAIDEEEEDMEERPAISGADKQSIHINLSTKKSSNPGPLQAAESVATDKTHKKCCVSPVKETPKKAKDKAEKKVTLKRKSIEMSSENTKQHVTLKETAAAVQTTGNKVKRRPKKQMKGKTSVQDKSEIKETVEKVKKASLEEDDIEKEKSVKERLEKDMLERENMEKVKEENKKLEKEKKEQLGTLKNEREGKENKNATKSKKSPKKMEKVVEKTVAKAPQSLDAPVEKQGEKSRTKPLKRKAAEALDLSMKESPEEPCTDIKAKRLKIKAAHKSQSKASIPQSMTTEPCPVSEQENPANQIMNSPVVKKSNKTEASCEETEASSENKGCSIIENPISLPENKKCPATKLQPAVLQGEQQASDQETVPTMHTSTSQDTTPQAEQTKGADQAEETPTPEDESPSPIEIDSSPDFRRPQGEPSTPTTPSLELPRPRGKPTETEEDEGIHSHDGGSEISDSASEGSDDSGLNGLAAAAGKLANDPETPTEEIPTPTELKSHMCIFCDRTFPLEVEYRRHLNRHLVNVYYLDNASKLDQ, from the exons ATGGCTTCTCAGACGGTATATCCAATGGGGTTAGTCATGTATGCCACCTCAGCTGGCATGCCCATGGTGGAGGATGCCCAGGGGTTGGCTGAGCTTCCACACAATGAGCTGCCGGCCCCACAGCTGGTCATGCTCGCCAACGTAGCCTGTGAAAATCCAACAGAAGGGAAGGAGATGATGGAGCTTCAAACCGTCGGCAGCAGCAGCTACTCCGATAGTGAAGACGAGAACATCATCAGATACAGTTACGATAGCCATGAGCGAGAGATGTGTATTGTAGACTACCCAGAGTCTCCAAGGGTGGCCCTTTCCCAGGTTGAGGAGATTGACGATGAAGTAGAAGAGGAAGAAGGGATGGACCTGTCCAAACCCTCTGAACAGCGCCCTTCTAGCCCTCCCACCCCTTTCACCCCTTCTACACCTCTGGGCATGATCATGGAGTCAGCTAAGAAGAAGAAACCCTTCTTCTGTAAACCATGCAACTACCAGGCCCAGCGAGAGGAGGAGTTTGTAACCCACATCCAAATTCATAGCGCCAATAGGATGATCGTGGTGAAACGCGTGGAGGGGGACAAGGCACGGGCAAAAGAGACTTCGGCGGGACCAGATCAAGAGGCAGAGAGCGGTGATAGCGGGGCCAACAACAAAGGGGTGATCCGCTGTGAGCGCTGCGGCTACAACACCAACCGCTACGACCATTACATGGCTCACCTCAAGCACCACGAGAAGGAGGGCGATGACCAGAGGGTCTACAAATGCACCATCTGCACTTATACCACCGTCAGCCAGTACCACTGGAGGAAGCACCTCAGGAACCATTTCCCCAGTAAGCTCTTCACCTGCAATCAGTGCTGCTATTTCTCGGACCGTAAGAACAACTACGTGCAGCATATCCGCACCCACACAG GGGAGCGTCCTTTtcgatgtccgtactgtgagtaCTCAAGCTCCCAGAAGACCCATCTTACCAGGCATATGAGAACCCACTCAG GTGAAAGGCCTTTCAAATGTGACCGCTGCAACTACCTGGCTGCCAATCAGCATGAGGTGACACGCCATTCCAGACAGGTTCACAATGGGCCCAAGCCCCTGTGCTGCCCCCACTGTCCATACAAGACGGCTGATCGCAGCAACTACAAAAAGCATGTGGAGCTCCATCTCAACCCGCGTCAGTTCCTTTGCCCTGTCTGCAAGTATGCCGCTTCCAAGAAGTGTAACCTGCAGTATCACATCAAATCTAGACACCCCGGCTGCCCACAGATTGCAATGGATGTGTCAAAGGTCAAGCTGCGTGTCAAGAAACCTGATTCTGATGAATTCACTGATGAGTACACCATCGTGAATGGAATTGCAAAGTTTGAGCTGTCTGCAattgatgaggaggaggaggacatggaGGAGAGACCAGCGATCTCTGGAGCTGATAAACAATCAATCCATATCAATCTCTCGACCAAGAAGAGCAGCAATCCCGGCCCTCTTCAAGCTGCAGAAAGTGTAGCAACAGACAAgacccacaagaaatgttgtgtCTCCCCTGTCAAAGAGACACCTAAAAAGGCAAAGGACAAGGCAGAGAAAAAGGTAACACTGAAACGCAAGAGTATAGAGATGAGCAGTGAGAATACAAAGCAGCATGTTACCCTGAAGGAGACAGCAGCTGCAGTTCAAACCACAGGTAATAAAGTTAAGAGACGTCCAAAAAAACAGATGAAGGGGAAAACGAGTGTTCAGGATAAGAGTGAAATAAAGGAAACCGTGGAAAAAGTTAAAAAGGCGAGTTTGGAAGAGGACGATATTGAGAAGGAGAAATCGGTCAAGGAGAGGTTAGAGAAAGACATGCTGGAGAGGGAGAATATGGAGAAAGTGAAGGAGGAAAACaagaagctggagaaggagaaAAAAGAGCAGCTGGGAACACTGAAGAATGAGAGGGAAGGAAAAGAGAACAAAAATGCAACAAAATCTAAGAAGAGTCCTAAAAAAATGGAGAAAGTGGTTGAAAAGACTGTTGCAAAAGCACCTCAAAGTCTGGATGCACCAGTGGAAAAACAGGGAGAGAAGAGCAGGACGAAGCCGCTAAAGAGAAAGGCTGCAGAGGCCTTGGACTTATCAATGAAGGAATCTCCTGAGGAGCCCTGCACTGACATAAAGGCCAAACGGTTAAAAATCAAGGCTGCTCACAAGTCACAATCAAAAGCCAGTATCCCCCAAAGCATGACGACTGAGCCTTGCCCAGTGTCAGAACAGGAGAACCCAGCGAACCAGATTATGAACTCGCCTGTAGTGAAAAAGAGCAACAAGACAGAAGCAAGCTGTGAAGAGACCGAGGCTTCCAGTGAGAACAAGGGGTGTTCCATCATTGAGAACCCTATTAGCCTCCCTGAAAACAAAAAGTGTCCAGCTACAAAGCTTCAGCCAGCAGTTCTCCAGGGAGAGCAGCAGGCGTCTGACCAGGAGACTGTCCCCACAATGCATACCTCTACATCTCAGGACACAACGCCACAGGCTGAGCAGACTAAGGGTGCCGACCAAGCAGAGGAAACTCCTACTCCTGAAGACGAGTCCCCATCTCCCATAGAAATTGACAGCTCTCCCGATTTCAGACGGCCACAAGGAGAACCATCAACACCAACAACACCCTCCCTGGAGCTCCCTAGGCCAAGAGGAAAGCCTACCGAAACTGAAGAGGATGAGGGCATCCACAGCCATGACGGAGGAAGTGAGATCAGTGATAGCGCCTCGGAGGGCAGCGACGACTCGGGGCTCAACGGACTGGCCGCTGCCGCCGGCAAACTGGCCAATGACCCTGAAACTCCCACAGAAGAGATTCCGACTCCTACTGAACTCAAGAGTCACATGTGTATTTTCTGTGACCGTACCTTCCCCTTGGAGGTGGAGTACCGTCGGCACCTGAATCGTCACCTGGTGAATGTGTACTATCTTGACAATGCATCCAAGCTGGACCAGTGA
- the LOC115171578 gene encoding nitric oxide-associated protein 1-like, giving the protein MANTGKSRASDVIDKATISPWPGIMLNLLKFPIINPIRYCMFRRSKRLQSASKQTESDLSPQELKRLKQFSKQGYLVGRIGRTFWTVVESKRGLIQFDPDSLAYGEDMIDKEERDRTLFNPSPDVGLTLNELKDAHWLYDTPGIMKEHDVSYFLLPIGATAGCYAGLKRLQRGQYNCCFMDYSAAHNGTLYLPN; this is encoded by the exons ATGGCCAACACGGGGAAATCCAGAGCCTCGGATGTGATCGACAAAGCCACCATATCTCCATGGCCTG GTATAATGCTGAACCTTCTGAAGTTCCCCATCATCAACCCCATTCGTTACTGCATGTTCAGGAGGTCCAAGAGGCTCCAGAGTGCCTCCAAGCAGACAGAGAGTGATCTCTCTCCACAGGAGCTCAAGCGACTGAAACAGTTCAGCAAGCAGGGCTACCTAGTGG GTCGTATTGGGAGGACGTTCTGGACCGTCGTAGAATCCAAAAGAGGCCTGATACAGTTTGATCCTGATAGTCTGGCCTATGGAGAGGACATGATTGACAAGGAAGAGAGAGACCGTACTCTTTTCAACCCTTCTCCAGATGTGGGCTTGACGCTCAACGAACTGAAAGATGCCCACTGGCTCTATGACACCCCTGGCATCATGAAAGAGCATGATGTGAGCTACTTTTTGCTTCCGATTGGCGCCACTGCTGGCTGTTACGCCGGGCTAAAACGACTTCAACGTGGCCAGTATAATTGTTGTTTCATGGATTACAGTGCAGCTCATAATGGAACCCTGTACCTTCCTAATTGA